One window from the genome of Chloroherpetonaceae bacterium encodes:
- a CDS encoding MerR family transcriptional regulator, whose translation MKTFQAKKIYYSISEVSRITKVPAYLLRYWESEFPILSPSRNSQGNRIYTNKDVAIVLSIKNLIQDEGFTLEKAKSLLLGKSVSSEMIDSTNSLLEQNREELKINDKLMSERLLKRKKKLIEAKEMIEEMLKILR comes from the coding sequence ATGAAGACTTTTCAAGCGAAAAAAATCTATTATTCAATTAGTGAAGTCAGCCGAATCACCAAAGTACCGGCATATTTGCTTCGTTATTGGGAGTCAGAGTTTCCGATTCTCTCTCCTTCGCGAAATTCTCAAGGGAATAGAATCTACACCAACAAAGATGTTGCGATTGTGCTTTCGATAAAAAATTTGATTCAAGATGAGGGTTTTACTTTAGAAAAGGCGAAGTCGCTCTTACTTGGAAAATCAGTAAGCAGTGAGATGATTGATTCAACTAATTCTCTTTTAGAACAAAATCGTGAAGAGCTTAAAATCAATGATAAACTGATGTCTGAACGGCTTTTGAAACGAAAGAAAAAGCTCATTGAGGCAAAGGAAATGATTGAAGAAATGCTAAAGATTTTGAGATAA